In the genome of Vicia villosa cultivar HV-30 ecotype Madison, WI linkage group LG7, Vvil1.0, whole genome shotgun sequence, one region contains:
- the LOC131619237 gene encoding uncharacterized protein LOC131619237, whose translation MTDDHTCHRTAKNRQATTEWLAKKFIPLLRHTPEMRPKGLVAESLEKWSVKLSSAQAYRAKTRALELIHGAETEQYAYLRNYAEELRRSNPNTTVIIKCGMSDVGPVFERIYICLEACKATFAYTCRPLIGLDACFLKGEYGGQLMAALGMDGNNQIYPIAYAVVEAETRDSWKWFLDLLLADLNNIFPRSYGFISDQQKGLVPAIAELGPNVEHRLCVKHLYGNWKKRYPGTRMKELLWQAARATVVPDWERAMKKIELIDPAACKDMKDIPAAMWSRSAFRTYSHCVLQVNNMCEAFNMAILEYRDKPIITLLEGIKHYITTRIVKQKNLITRFRGNICPRVEQTIERLKREAGGWTPTWHEDDAFNIFSVTNGTDTYEVNLQLHHTLSKTSFMATYSYIVLPSNGLRLWPTTEGEPINPPVMRRAPGRPKKKRNKSNDEPNSSNVLPRILTTVKCKSCGNFGHNSRTCKGKTAADRQLPKGSNKTKKQTKASSSENTRTKKQKKSSTDEAPTVLTQGSQAPLTQETTR comes from the exons ATGACTGATGATCACACTTGTCATAGGACTGCTAAGAATAGGCAAGCTACAACAGAATGGTTGGCTAAGAAATTTATACCACTCTTGAGACATACACCTGAAATGAGGCCAAAGGGGTTGGTTGCAGAGTCACTTGAAAAGTGGAGTGTGAAGTTGTCATCGGCACAAGCATATAGGGCCAAAACAAGAGCATTGGAACTAATACATGGTGCTGAGACTGAGCAATACGCATATTTGAGAAATTATGCCGAGGAGCTCAGAAGGTCTAATCCTAATACCACTGTCATAATCAAGTGTGGTATGTCTGATGTTGGACCTGTTTTTGAGAGGATATACATATGTCTGGAGGCCTGTAAAGCAACATTCGCATATACCTGCAGGCCTTTGATTGGTCTTGATGCATGTTTTTTGAAGGGTGAGTACGGTGGTCAGCTAATGGCGGCACTGGGAATGGACGGGAACAATCAGATTTATCCAATTGCTTATGCTGTGGTGGAAGCCGAGACAAGAGACTCATGGAAGTGGTTTCTGGATCTTTTATTAGCAGATCTGAACAATATTTTTCCAAGGTCTTATGGTTTTATTTCAGACCAACAAAAG GGCTTGGTGCCGGCTATTGCTGAGTTGGGGCCGAATGTAGAACACAGGCTGTGTGTTAAGCACTTGTACGGAAACTGGAAGAAGAGGTACCCTGGCACACGTATGAAAGAGTTACTATGGCAAGCAGCTAGGGCAACCGTAGTTCCAGATTGGGAAAGAGCCATGAAAAAAATTGAACTTATCGATCCAGCTGCTTGTAAAGACATGAAGGACATTCCGGCTGCCATGTGGAGTAGGTCTGCATTCCGCACTTACAGTCATTGTGTTTTGCAGGTAAATAACATGTGTGAGGCGTTCAACATGGCTATATTGGAGTATAGAGACAAGCCCATCATCACTTTACTCGAAGGTATAAAGCATTACATTACAACAAGGATAGTGAAGCAGAAAAATCTCATTACTCGATTCAGAGGCAATATTTGTCCTAGGGTGGAACAAACTATTGAAAGATTGAAGAGGGAAGCTGGTGGTTGGACACCAACATGGCACGAAGATGATGCTTTCAATATCTTTAGTGTGACCAATGGTACGGACACTTACGAGGTGAACTTACAACTACACCACACATTGTC GAAAACAAGTTTCATGGCAACATACTCTTATATTGTTCTACCTTCGAATGGTCTAAGACTTTGGCCAACAACAGAAGGTGAACCAATTAATCCACCAGTCATGAGGAGAGCTCCAGGACGacccaaaaagaaaagaaataagtcTAATGATGAGCCCAATTCAAGCAATGTGTTACCTAGAATCTTGACAACTGTCAAGTGCAAAAGCTGTGGGAATTTTGGGCACAATTCAAGGACGTGCAAGGGAAAGACAGCGGCGGATCGACAGTTGCCCAAAGGAAGTAATAAGACAAAGAAGCAGACGAAAGCATCATCATCAGAAAATACCAGAACAAAGAAGCAAAAGAAGTCATCAACCGATGAAGCGCCTACTGTTTTGACACAAGGATCGCAGGCGCCTCTAACACAAGAAACAACTAGATAG